The Anaerosporomusa subterranea nucleotide sequence AGCGCGTTGATGGCCCAGCTTTGCTTGTTCAGGAGCTGGATGTCGATTTGCCTAACGGCTCTGCTCTATTACGATCAATAAACCTCAGCATCGAGCCAGGTGACTCACTACTGATAACCGGAGCATCGGGCTGCGGCAAGAGTACCCTGATGCGAAGCTTTGCCGGACTTTGGCCATTTGGCGCAGGCTGCATTGATATCCCTGCAGGTAAGAAAATCATGTTCGTGCCGCAACGCCCCTATATGCCGCTAGGCACACTGCGGGATACTCTTCTCTACCCTAATAGTAACGGCATTGTTACCGATGCGGCGATTCGATCAGTGATGGTTCAATGTAGGCTGGAAGAGTTTATTGACAAGCTAGACCATGTTGACAATTGGTCGCACATCCTATCATTGGGCGAGCAACAACGCATTGCTTTCGCCAGAATGCTGTTAACTCAACCGGATTGGTTATTCCTAGACGAGGCGACTTCAGCGTTAGATGAACCGACAGAACGGCAACTATATCGCTTATTACGCGAGAAACTTCCTAATACAGCAATTATCAGTATTGGTCACCGTAATACACTGCACAGCTTCCACACTAAGAAACTGAATCTTACCACAGGCGGTGCCTGGTCGCTTTTGCATTAATGAAAAAGGAAAAGGAGTGATGCATCTCCATTAAAGAGAGGTATCGCTCCTTTTCTATATAGGGAGGGATGCGCTAGTGAACGCGCGTCGGCAAAACTTATCTATCCAGTAATAGTATATTCAACGACAGATTGTTCAGTTCAGGTGATGCAATATATTTTTGAAAGGAGTCATGGACTGCGGTAGCGAATATAGCTGAGAGGTGCATTATGTCTCAATTGTCTCTCTTTCGTTCAAACCAACAATTCCAGAGCATAGCGCTCAGTCAAATGCTAACTGTATTCGGCTCGAATCTAATCATTCCAGTTCTGCCGATATATTTAAAACTGCAGGGTTTTTCTGATACAAAGATTGGGATACTGATGGGGGTTGCCGCATTAGGCGCGTTAGTTGTCAGACCATGGTGCGGCAAGCTGGTAGATATTCGGGGCAGCCGTCCGGTTTTGCTGTTTGGACAAGCTCTTACTGCATTTGGTGTAGCTGCGTATTTTTGGACTTCAGCCTTTCTGCCGCTGATATTGCTGCGTTTTTTTCAGGGCGTGGCCATGGCTTTTTACGGCACCGCGTCAATGACCTTCGCCAGCAGTGTGGAGACTTCTGACAGAATCGCCGGTGCTATTGCCTTGTATACCGTATTTACGATGGTCGGATTGGGTATCGCAACCAGCGGCGGCCCGCTGGTTTTTGGCATTATTGGTTTCAAGAATTTGGCCGGATTTGGACTGGCTACCATTCTATTCGCTGCAGCAATCATGATTTTCCGGAGCAAGGCGATACCGCCTGTTGCCGGAAAACAGAGGGCGCCATTTTTAACTGTATTGCGGACAAAGGAAGTTCTGGCCCCGACAGTTTGCCTATTTGCATCGAATTTTGCCTGCATGACGGCGTTTACCTATGTTCCACTGCTTGCGTTATCTAAATCAATGCCTTTCTCTGGCTTCTTCGTCTCGTTCATGATAGCGGTAGTGGTTGCCCGTCTGTCTGTCAACCAACTTGCTTCCCGTGCCCGAACCGTGGTCTTGGCGACACTCGCCAGCATAATTAACGCTCTAGGCGTAATTATTGTTGCGGTTTATACCTCTCCGGTTACATTGGTAGCTGCCGGAAGTTGCATTGGCATTGGCTTTGGTCTGATTTTTCCTATTTTGGCAGTGTATGTTATTCAACACAATAATCCTGTGAATAAAGGCGCTGCTCTCAGTATTCTGTCAGGTGCCGGCGATGTCGGTAACGCGTTGGGAGCATCTGTGTTAGGTATTGTTGCTGATATTTTCGGCTACCGGGCCTTATTTGCCGTTGCAACAGGAGTGGTTCTCGTGTGTACCTGGCACTTTTATGCTTCACTTGCTGCTCAGGATGTAGAAGCAACAGCAGCAACGCAACAGGAGTGACACTATGCTTTGGACGCTGGCTTTAGGCTGGGCTGTTATTTATGCGGATCGGACCTGCTTATATCCCTTGCTGGCAGTTATTGCCGATAGCTTGGGGATTTCTTCGGCTCAAGCCGGGGCGCTGACAAGCGCTTATTTCCTTTTCTATGTAGCCATGCAAATTCCAGCCGGTATTTTGGGCGATCGGCTTGGCTTAAAGCCGGTGCTGATTGCTAACTATGGACTAGCTGGATTAGGGATCTTAGGTTTAGGATACTTTGGCGATAACTATTATCTGCTATTACTATTCGCCGCCCTACACGGCTTAGGGGCGGGAGCGTATTATCCGGCAGCTTACGGAACAGTGCTTAGCCAGGTTGAACAATCAAGACGGGGCTTTAGTTCAGCTGTTATCGGCACGGGAATGGCACTAGGCTTAATTGTCGGATTAGCAATGAGCGGTTCTGTGTATGAATGGTCAGAGAGTTACCAATGGCCATTTATTCTAATGAGTATACCAACATTTGCTATTTTACCTGTTTTCTGGCGTAATTTGCCCGAATGCCGAGGCGCCGCCGCTGTTTCCTGGCCGATTTATCGCGCCATCTTATCTGATAGCGCACTGTGGCGAATCAATATCGCTACATTCTGCGCCCTGTACGGCTTTTGGGTGGCGGTTTCATGGGGGCCGACATTTCTCAAGGCAGAGCGAGGTTTTTCACTGGATCAGGCTGGGTTATTTACCGGTATGATGGCGATAACGGCTCTACCGGCGGCTCTCGCTTGGGGCAAGTTTTCAGATCGTGCTGGCAGGAAAAAGATTGCAAGCACGGTGCTGCCGTTGGGTGCGTTGAGTCTTTATTTACTTTCCTTCGCCCAGGGAAAGATAGCGATCATGGGCGTGCTGCTGATCTTTGGCTTGTTCAGCAACTCTGCGTTTACTCCGATTATGGTGGCGTGGACCGGTGATATTGCCAGTAAACGCTATCCTGGCTTTACCGGAGCGGCGGTAGGCATATTTAATTGCGTGATCATGATCTCCGCCATCGCAGCGCCGCTGGTCTCAGGCTACTTACGAGACTTGAGTGGTTCACTGGTTCCTGCGATCGTAGTAGGCAGCATTGTAATGGCGGCTGGGACGGTCTTGCTACTTGGCATACCGGAACTTCATCTAGATATGAAAGAAGCAGACCGCGCGGTCTGCTTCTTTCATATCTTTTCAACTATGCCCTGGATCAATGGATACCGATAATATTCTCCGTTTAGCGCTTTCAGCGAGCCTAGAATGGAAGTGACGAGGAGCGCGAGGCCGAGCAATACTACCACCGGGATTAACAGCAGTCCAACCAACAACATGGAGAGGATACCTGTGACCATGCCAACAACTAGCATGGACAGATGGGCAACTAGCGCTTGCTTTGCGTGATCGGCTACAAACGGATCATCCCGCTTCACGAGAAAAATGACCAGCGGGGCAAGCACAAACCCTAAGCCTCCCAGAAAATACGTCAAATGCGCCGCAATTGCCAACAGCTTTTGCTCCCCTGTAACCATGCAAATACACCTCCTGATATAGTATATGGCAAAGTGTAATTTAAGGTGTTATGTTGACTAACACCTTGTGAATCTAATTACATAGTAGCATATTTCGCTTATTTGCGATAGCGTGGCCAGTCCTAGTTACAAAATAGAAAATAGTCTCCGAGGAACGTTCAGATACCCCTAGATGCTAGCGCCTCATCATTCCTCAGGATTAGGCCTGAGGGCGTTCAGAAAGGTTCAGATGCTAGGCGGCCCCGGCAACCCAGCGGCGACGCGTACTGGAAGTACGCTAGCAATGGGTTGCCGGGGCCAACAACGCAGATGGGCCTTTATCAACGCCCTCTAATGGATGTTACGTTTCTTGAAGCGTCCGCCCATAACCTCATGCACGTCATTAAACGTCACAAAGGCGCCACTGTCATGTTCATCAACAATTGCTTTGAGCTTAGCCATCTCCAAGCGTGTAATGACCGCATATAATATTTGCTTGTTTTCTTTTTTATAACCGCCAGTGCCATTAAGATAGGTTACGCCGCGGCCTAATCGAGCCATTAAGGCGTCGGCGATTTCGTCAGGCTTTTCAGAGATGATCATCGCCGCTTTCGATTCATCCAAACCAACGATCGTAATGTCGATAACTTTATAAGCGACATAATATGCCACAAGAGAATACATGGCTTTATCCCATGTGAATACCAGCCCTGCGCTGCTCAGAATGAAAAGATTGAAGAACATGACAATCTCGCCGACTGAGAAGCTGCTGCGCTTATCTAGCAGTATGGCGACAATTTCCGTCCCATCCAGTGATCCTCCATAACGGATAATAAGACCAACGCCCAGACCAACCAGAACTCCGCCGAATATAGCCGCTAGAAACAGATCCTGTGTCAGTCCTGGTATGGGGTGGAAAACGCTTACCCAATAAGACAAAGAGAGAATAGAGAATAGAGTCGATATCGCAAACGTCTTGCCAATTTGCTTGTAGCCTAAATAGAGAAAAGGCAAATTGAGAAGGACCAGAAATAAGCTTAACGGCAATTTGGTCAAATGACTTGCCATAATGGAAATGCCGACAATTCCGCCATCGATGATGTTATTAGGGACTAAGAAGATCTCTAAGCCAACGGCGGCAATGATAGAGCCGATAAATAGGAGAAGATATTTTTGGATGATACGCATTTTTGTTTTTTGTTTGCTATTCATTAACAATCCCCCAATTAAGATGTATAGTTATTCTATTATACCGCATAACGGGGGCGACGAGCAAATTCGCAGACTAAAAAACTGAGGCGCTCTCACCGATGTGAGAGCGCCTCAGAGCGATACTATTAACTCACGTCTACTGAATGTAGCGGCGTGCGCCTATATACTTTTCAGTATAATACGGTTCGTCAAGGGAGGAAATGGTAACTTGTTTAGCTCCAGAGCTGGCATGAATAAACTTACTGTCACCCATGTAGAAACCGACATGAGAAGCGCCAGGTTTATAGGTGGTGAAGAACACCAAATCGCCGGGTTTTAGATTTGACTTCATGATCGAAACTCCGGATTGATATTGTTCTGCTGCGGTCCGGGGGATGGTAATTCCATTTTGCTTTAGTACATACTGCGTAAAGCCAGAGCAGTCAAAACCGGTTGGTGTTTCTCCGCCCCAAACATACGGAACCCCCATGTATTGTTTGGCCGTGTTAAGTACTGATGTCGCAGTGCTGGATGCGGATGTTTGATCAGTTTTGTTACTCCAGCCAAGAACTTTACCTAACGTATCAGTAGTCGAATTTGTACTTTTATCATTAGCAACATTGCCAACAAATGTACCAAGCAGGAGACCAATTAAAATATCGATTATCCCGCTGCCGCCTGAGTCCTCTTTGCTCGTAGTCGGAGCAAGTAAATCAGACAATGACGCTGCATAGGCCGGGGTCGCCGGAAGTAAGGTGGTGCTAAACAGTGTAAGCAATAATACGGCGACAATACTAGCTTTATATTTCTTTATGGTCATTTACGCACCTCCTGAAAGTTGTGTTGAAAGTGAAGAGCACTATGAGCATAATAACATATTGAACTAATTATGTAAATATAAAAACACTGGAAGGAATGGTACGCATATACCACTAACGAATTTACAGAACTGTATTTCGACCTTATAATACATAGAGAAACACAGCAAAACTATTAGGGGAAGTGAATCAGCAATGAATGGCGAGAACGATGCCGCAATGAATGCTCGCCGCATTAGAGCGAGAGACGTTTTTCAGTCAGCTGGGCTGTACTGTTTAACAGATTCAAAACTCTCGTGCGGACGCAATAATTTGACGATAGTCGAGCAGATGCTCAGCGCGGGACTTCGTATTGTGCAGTATCGCGAAAAGAACCAGAGCCAACTAACAATGTACAAAGAATGTCTAGCCATCCGTGACCTGACTCGCAGCTTTGGTGCAACCTTTATTGTTAATGACGATATTGCGTTAGCGATGGCGGTTTGCGCCGACGGAGTACACGTTGGGCAAGATGATTTGCCTGTACCGGCAGTTCGCTTGCTTGTCGGGGAATCCATGCTGATCGGGCTTTCCACTCATACACCTGAACAGGCGCAGGCGGCAGTTCGTCTTGGAGCTGATTATATCGGGGTTGGGCCGGTTTATTCGACCTTGACGAAAAAGGATGTTGGCAATCCGGTCGGACTGTCATATGTTGATTATGTTGCCAAGAACATAGCGTTGGCTTCTGTCGCAATCGGCGGCATCAACGCAGCTAATGTTGCAGAAGTCATCAGGCATGGCGCCGACTGTGCAGCTATGATTTCAGACATTGTTTCGGCAGCAGACATCAGCCAGCAAATTCAACTTGTACAGACACTTATCAAGCAGGCAAGGCGTTTGCGCGGCTAACACGGTGTAGTTCGGGGTACAATACCACTCAAAGGAGGTGGTCTGGTGCTCAGAATTATCCTTGTAGTTATCGCTTGTGTGGCTTTATATTTGATGATTCAGCCACTTCTATGGGTGGTGGCTGATGTTCCACCTGTGCCAAGTCATATTTCTATCGAGACCCAAAAAGGGGTAACCGCTTTTGATGCGCAGATTGCACAGCGGGCTGTTGCTTTCTCTATTGCAGGGATTGAAAAAACGCTGGGACTTACGGTGACACATCCGGTTACCGTTTTGCTAACCCCGGATGCTAAGACTTATGCACAGATTCTTCGAGACGAGGAAGGGTTGAAACATGAAGCTGCTCTGGCGCAGGCTGCCTTCACTACCCTATCGAACGGCTGCTTTGGCTGTATTTCGCTTAGCTGAGGCGAATCAACGGAAAAAGCATTTTCAATAGCATTTGGCATGACTTTGGAAGATTTTGAGGACCAATACGCCGACTGGCTGCAAGACAGACTCAGTACGTTGTAGCAGGAGGCCTCGCTTAAGCGAACCAAGTGAAATAACACCTGAATGTAATGCATACCGTTACGAATTATTGTGAGGGACGTATAATGCAATAGAAAGGTTTTTTTGTGTGTAACTGTCCTTCAAGGAGGAGATGATGAATGATGCGAGGAATTGTAAAGGCGATAGCAGTTCTCATTGTTGCGGCACTCGGTTTGCTTGTTTTCGTTCCCAAAGCGTCTTCACCTCAGCCGGCAGTCCCGCAACAGGATCCGGTTATCAATCTCACTTTGTATTTTTCTACCCCTGACGCTTCGGCTCTCCGCCAAGAGAAGCGGCAAGTGCTGCAAACGAACGAACCAGCACGCGTTGCTGTTGAAGAATTGCTTGCAGGCGCGAAAACCGAGGGCGCTGTTACCATTATTCCGGCTGGGACCAAACTGAAAGGATTTGCTGTGCGACAAGGTGTGGCTTATGTTGACCTCAGTGAGGATATTCTTAATACGCCAAATCGCGGATCAGCAAGTGAAAGTTTGATCGTGGCCTCCATTGTCAATACCGTGACTGAATTTGCCGGCATTGATCAGGTTCAGATATTAATCGAAGGTAAAGAAGTCGAAACACTATATGGCCATATGGATCTGTCTGAGCCCTTTAGGCGTTTCTAAATAGGAGAAGGAGGCGATTGTAATGAGCATCAGGATTCTGGTAGCTGATGATGAACCGTCTATTCTCGAAGTCGTCAAATTGTATCTCGAAAAAGAAGGTTTTACGGTATATGTCGCGAGTGATGGTGAACAGGCCTTAGCGATTGAAGCTGAGCTTCAACCAGACTTGCTGATCTTGGATATCATGTTACCTGGTCAATCTGGCTGGGATGTCTGCCGTTCACTCGGACGCCAGGTCCCAGTTATTTTTTTAACTGCTAAAAGTACGGAATACGACAAGATAACCGGCTTTTCATTGGGCGCTGATGATTATGTCACCAAGCCGTTCAGTCCTAAAGAGCTGGTTGCCCGCGTTAAGGCAGTCTTGCGTCGCAGTGGTCTTGACAACGGGGGCAAGATGAATTTTCCTGGCCTTATGATTGACCCGGCAGTTCAAACTGTGATTTGCGAAGGCTTGGTTATTTCTCTTTCGCCTAAGGAATACGAATTACTTCTGTTTATGGCTAGACACCCGAAAACGGTATTTTCACGGGAAAAGCTATTAACAAATGTTTGGGGTTATGACTTTGCTGGTGATGACCGCACGGTGGATGCTACAATTAAACGCTTACGGCAGAAAATCGCCGTGGGGACGAAATCATACATCCATACGGTCTGGGGAACTGGTTATAAATTTGAGGTGCTTGAAAAATGATTCGGTCCTTATTTGGTCGATTATTTTGGTCCCATTTAACGGTTATTATCGTCAGTACGCTAATTCTGGGAGGATCACTGTCTTACCTAATTCGCGATCATGCAATTACTACAAAAAAGGTTGATCTAATTACTAAAGGCGGTTCGACTGTAGCGCTGATCGCGCCAGATATTGCGGACGGGCGTGTGCCGTCAAGTGATACCATCGCCAGGTTAAATGAATTAACAACAGCGACCGTCTGGCTGGCAGACCAAGAGGGAAATATTTTGGCCGGTCAACCACCGCGGCGTTGGAGTCGCGATTTTGATGAAGATGACGCAGAGCTTGATGCGATGTTTGAAGGCAAGGTGCAATCTTGGGTGCGAACTGACCAACGTAATCCTGAGCGGGCTGTGGTGGTCGCGCTGCCTATCCGAGAAGCCAAAGCACCGACAGCCATGTTTCTCTTTGCTCCGATATTCGGTATTAATCGAGCTGCCCAAGCTGTAGAGACACTCCTGATCTATGCACTTTTAAGCGGAATGGCGGCGTCAATTGTGCTTGGCTATTTCATGTCTCGCAGCTTGACACGACCAATTGAAGATATTAGTCGAGCGGCCGGGAGCTTTGCTAAAGGGG carries:
- a CDS encoding MFS transporter, coding for MSQLSLFRSNQQFQSIALSQMLTVFGSNLIIPVLPIYLKLQGFSDTKIGILMGVAALGALVVRPWCGKLVDIRGSRPVLLFGQALTAFGVAAYFWTSAFLPLILLRFFQGVAMAFYGTASMTFASSVETSDRIAGAIALYTVFTMVGLGIATSGGPLVFGIIGFKNLAGFGLATILFAAAIMIFRSKAIPPVAGKQRAPFLTVLRTKEVLAPTVCLFASNFACMTAFTYVPLLALSKSMPFSGFFVSFMIAVVVARLSVNQLASRARTVVLATLASIINALGVIIVAVYTSPVTLVAAGSCIGIGFGLIFPILAVYVIQHNNPVNKGAALSILSGAGDVGNALGASVLGIVADIFGYRALFAVATGVVLVCTWHFYASLAAQDVEATAATQQE
- a CDS encoding MFS transporter; this encodes MLWTLALGWAVIYADRTCLYPLLAVIADSLGISSAQAGALTSAYFLFYVAMQIPAGILGDRLGLKPVLIANYGLAGLGILGLGYFGDNYYLLLLFAALHGLGAGAYYPAAYGTVLSQVEQSRRGFSSAVIGTGMALGLIVGLAMSGSVYEWSESYQWPFILMSIPTFAILPVFWRNLPECRGAAAVSWPIYRAILSDSALWRINIATFCALYGFWVAVSWGPTFLKAERGFSLDQAGLFTGMMAITALPAALAWGKFSDRAGRKKIASTVLPLGALSLYLLSFAQGKIAIMGVLLIFGLFSNSAFTPIMVAWTGDIASKRYPGFTGAAVGIFNCVIMISAIAAPLVSGYLRDLSGSLVPAIVVGSIVMAAGTVLLLGIPELHLDMKEADRAVCFFHIFSTMPWINGYR
- a CDS encoding DUF4870 domain-containing protein, whose product is MVTGEQKLLAIAAHLTYFLGGLGFVLAPLVIFLVKRDDPFVADHAKQALVAHLSMLVVGMVTGILSMLLVGLLLIPVVVLLGLALLVTSILGSLKALNGEYYRYPLIQGIVEKI
- a CDS encoding YitT family protein — its product is MNSKQKTKMRIIQKYLLLFIGSIIAAVGLEIFLVPNNIIDGGIVGISIMASHLTKLPLSLFLVLLNLPFLYLGYKQIGKTFAISTLFSILSLSYWVSVFHPIPGLTQDLFLAAIFGGVLVGLGVGLIIRYGGSLDGTEIVAILLDKRSSFSVGEIVMFFNLFILSSAGLVFTWDKAMYSLVAYYVAYKVIDITIVGLDESKAAMIISEKPDEIADALMARLGRGVTYLNGTGGYKKENKQILYAVITRLEMAKLKAIVDEHDSGAFVTFNDVHEVMGGRFKKRNIH
- a CDS encoding GerMN domain-containing protein; amino-acid sequence: MMRGIVKAIAVLIVAALGLLVFVPKASSPQPAVPQQDPVINLTLYFSTPDASALRQEKRQVLQTNEPARVAVEELLAGAKTEGAVTIIPAGTKLKGFAVRQGVAYVDLSEDILNTPNRGSASESLIVASIVNTVTEFAGIDQVQILIEGKEVETLYGHMDLSEPFRRF
- a CDS encoding response regulator transcription factor, translated to MSIRILVADDEPSILEVVKLYLEKEGFTVYVASDGEQALAIEAELQPDLLILDIMLPGQSGWDVCRSLGRQVPVIFLTAKSTEYDKITGFSLGADDYVTKPFSPKELVARVKAVLRRSGLDNGGKMNFPGLMIDPAVQTVICEGLVISLSPKEYELLLFMARHPKTVFSREKLLTNVWGYDFAGDDRTVDATIKRLRQKIAVGTKSYIHTVWGTGYKFEVLEK